The following are encoded in a window of Bdellovibrio svalbardensis genomic DNA:
- a CDS encoding Fic family protein → MESSLFRSLTLKMTESETSQVESLIQKIEQHREWAESLSPQEWHAGLQRLSPYRLRSSGTLKRGSREGWIAANTYVAEKVAAEQLPREQDILQINAMMRQQTEASIRAVDVFIGPHKACAPEELPKFLSYYYENMLPLDKHSHPLVAAALSRYWLVSLHPFEDANGRTSVMIADWLLLSRGYLPLSFERKLDAVIGSIDGSRVSATPGQAILKTLRSIFHSYQVVLDKALAQ, encoded by the coding sequence ATGGAATCCAGTCTTTTTCGCAGTCTTACTTTGAAAATGACCGAATCAGAGACTTCACAAGTGGAGTCTCTGATTCAAAAAATAGAGCAGCATCGCGAATGGGCCGAGTCACTCTCCCCTCAAGAATGGCACGCCGGACTACAACGCCTGAGCCCCTATCGCCTGCGCTCGTCCGGCACATTGAAACGTGGATCACGGGAAGGCTGGATTGCCGCCAACACTTATGTTGCAGAGAAAGTTGCAGCCGAGCAGCTTCCGCGAGAACAAGACATTCTGCAAATTAACGCTATGATGAGGCAACAGACTGAGGCTTCTATCAGAGCCGTGGATGTATTTATTGGACCTCACAAGGCCTGTGCTCCTGAAGAATTGCCGAAATTTCTTAGCTACTACTACGAGAACATGCTTCCCCTTGATAAGCACTCTCACCCCTTGGTCGCCGCCGCCTTATCGCGCTACTGGCTCGTAAGCCTCCATCCCTTTGAAGATGCGAATGGCAGAACTTCCGTCATGATTGCCGATTGGTTGTTACTGAGTCGCGGTTATCTGCCTCTCAGCTTTGAGCGAAAACTGGATGCTGTTATTGGTTCTATCGATGGCAGCCGTGTCTCTGCCACTCCAGGGCAAGCCATTCTTAAAACTTTGCGAAGTATCTTCCATAGCTATCAAGTTGTTCTCGATAAAGCCCTCGCTCAATAA
- a CDS encoding 2-hydroxyacid dehydrogenase, whose protein sequence is MKVAFFSAKKYEVEIFKQSNQKSSLEFHFFESRLTEQTAQLAKGHHAVCCFVNDVLDAPVLRILADLNIKYIALRCAGYNNIDLNAAQNLGLQVFRVPEYSPYAVAEHATALLLTLNRKIHRAHNRVRELNFALDGLVGFDLHGKTVGVIGTGKIGRVFATIMKGFGCRVLAFDPHPNTDLKIDIEYVTLNEIYRNSDVLSLHCPLNEHTRYLLNEQAFGQMKRNAILINTGRGAIIDTKALINALKTHQIGGACLDVYEEEEGIFFNDQSIEGIEDDILARLTTFPNVLITSHQAFLTKEALANIATTTIQNLERTQIPALV, encoded by the coding sequence ATGAAAGTTGCCTTCTTTAGCGCAAAAAAATATGAAGTTGAAATTTTCAAGCAGAGCAATCAGAAAAGTTCCCTGGAATTTCATTTTTTTGAATCCAGACTGACGGAACAGACTGCCCAACTCGCAAAGGGGCACCATGCCGTCTGTTGTTTTGTAAATGATGTTTTAGACGCCCCCGTTCTAAGGATACTCGCCGACCTCAATATTAAATATATTGCCTTACGATGTGCCGGCTATAATAACATTGACCTCAATGCGGCTCAGAATTTGGGCCTTCAAGTTTTTCGTGTGCCAGAATATTCCCCTTACGCGGTCGCTGAGCATGCAACGGCTTTGCTCCTCACTTTGAACCGAAAGATTCACCGTGCCCACAACCGTGTGCGCGAGCTGAATTTTGCTCTCGATGGTTTAGTAGGATTTGATTTACATGGTAAAACCGTTGGCGTAATTGGAACGGGAAAAATTGGAAGAGTCTTTGCAACTATCATGAAGGGGTTTGGCTGCCGAGTTCTTGCATTTGATCCGCATCCCAATACAGACCTGAAGATCGACATAGAGTACGTCACCTTGAATGAAATATATAGAAATTCAGATGTCCTTTCTTTGCACTGTCCTTTGAACGAACACACAAGATATCTTTTAAATGAACAGGCTTTTGGGCAGATGAAACGCAATGCGATTCTCATCAATACGGGGCGAGGCGCGATTATAGATACTAAAGCTCTGATTAATGCACTCAAGACACATCAAATTGGCGGAGCCTGTTTAGACGTCTATGAGGAGGAAGAAGGCATCTTCTTCAATGATCAATCCATTGAAGGCATTGAGGATGATATTTTGGCTCGCCTGACAACTTTCCCTAATGTTTTGATTACATCTCATCAAGCATTTCTGACCAAGGAAGCGTTAGCCAATATTGCAACAACCACAATACAGAATCTTGAGCGGACTCAAATTCCCGCATTGGTGTAA
- a CDS encoding LysR family transcriptional regulator, whose amino-acid sequence MFNWNYLETFVILSENLSFSETAKVLNTAQPAISRQIRLLEDSLGYPLFIRSRKSVVLSKEGQQLKVQLAPLVEEIKKLFFERQAVGSLLSGAIRIGSMQEAGQILLMPKISQFLRIHPDLDIHTTFMSSNQVSEAVLKGSLDFGFVYRLPESKTLRAYALTEDCPVLIQSAKSKVPLAARKTLEFVGYREDDLYAKEFLSRILAKSEQKKVRFRSSVNSHSAMVQLVLEEDLLAVLPKNSALRALEKNKIKVVTEDAKTHPLHLICHEQMLVDKKKKIFRDFLMKEFRAK is encoded by the coding sequence ATGTTTAATTGGAACTATCTGGAAACATTCGTGATTCTGTCCGAGAACCTGAGTTTTAGTGAGACGGCCAAGGTCCTCAATACAGCTCAGCCAGCGATCTCCCGGCAGATTAGGCTCTTGGAAGACAGCCTGGGGTATCCACTGTTCATCCGCAGCCGCAAGAGCGTGGTCCTATCCAAGGAAGGACAGCAGCTGAAAGTTCAATTGGCTCCCTTGGTAGAAGAGATCAAAAAGCTTTTCTTTGAAAGGCAGGCAGTGGGAAGCCTGCTGTCTGGAGCCATCCGAATCGGGAGTATGCAAGAAGCGGGACAGATCTTACTGATGCCGAAGATCAGTCAATTCCTAAGAATTCATCCTGACTTAGATATCCATACAACCTTCATGTCCTCAAACCAGGTGAGCGAGGCGGTCCTGAAGGGCAGTCTTGATTTCGGCTTTGTCTACCGTCTGCCAGAAAGTAAAACCTTAAGAGCCTATGCCCTCACCGAAGACTGTCCAGTATTGATTCAGTCAGCGAAGTCGAAAGTGCCTTTGGCGGCCAGAAAGACCTTGGAGTTTGTGGGCTATCGTGAGGACGATCTTTATGCCAAGGAATTTCTAAGCCGAATCTTGGCTAAGAGCGAGCAGAAGAAAGTACGCTTTCGCTCAAGTGTAAATTCACACTCAGCCATGGTGCAGCTGGTGTTGGAGGAAGATCTGCTGGCGGTTCTTCCAAAAAATAGCGCGCTGAGGGCTCTTGAAAAAAATAAAATCAAAGTTGTGACCGAAGATGCGAAGACCCATCCATTGCATCTGATCTGTCATGAGCAGATGCTTGTCGATAAAAAGAAGAAAATATTCCGGGACTTTCTAATGAAGGAATTTAGAGCCAAGTAA